A region of Tigriopus californicus strain San Diego chromosome 7, Tcal_SD_v2.1, whole genome shotgun sequence DNA encodes the following proteins:
- the LOC131882894 gene encoding mucin-2-like: protein MPRRKGSANNQRGGNQGGQAKGGNNNAASSQLTPASPSNRRSQSGKKTVGGRPMASSPSRPTVPETNQSKGIGTKRRYRSRTPTPSTPPPPPPQLPPPPIPPPKSVPSSIPEIKTPMMEPVEQRWEENEGKYLHKKFKKMATMTTEKESSPEAEAVPVSQERPNLASLPVPNFPLKHSALSLLSSSSAIGSSPLPLSSNNLVVTQVLGSGASVTTIPTGPSVIANPNHHSDDQDRRQRNTCPFCQLVCAKPSVLDKHIRTHTNERPFPCNPCGFAFKTRSNLYKHCKSRTHALKVEEGIDSSSTEIMAELGESEREEMDSPEATQTSLPPPGLLQNPLTLAYQSGVPVSISHKSLQEATTSQLLSQNSVLYRQADIRPSFTLSGSVSIRPANGVLDFPQQPSVISSRDDGIREGDPGLPNAPISMIRASSSASSGPQVALAQTVPTDLSAKKPAANDIVRQIDKVISHNQAIVETNDPLWARRYFRHNSKDGTGNDKVPARGGRKYSLTTSSIQPTTNTLTLTQPSSLGGKPVTITPQRGAYQAPTMSQAVSAPPLVHPQYRPTNLLVGNQGTSLSTLSSNSSSQMDLVAPSSSSSPSVMLVRQDPSGDHAIPLNLSENRKRSLNVTPVHVTGTQSTPPRPDDMLKAQSVREVWIQSCKKQVKSGNMMQLEGLASSLQAGIPAHPENPEGSVIKELLLQSRINGLNSSQQSPMQSGSLNLSAPFKETKSQVTLITELKNPISAVSVPNSSNEWSKSTQIIYTNSIPSSSAASTGSRRQSEIVVCNMCSLAFKATDIAVHQLYHCTKRNTQQQHYNQQQHHQQQHNQQQQQQQQQQQQQPHNPQQHQQQILEGTSPSKRPRLDVMPSKMYGGHMVETPVSNSPAMPNGLLQIAQRGLQSGGGVISVNSTPQRTQDSITITPQKLSLVIDANNLSSATSSFSIPGVPTPSFAGVLTSMKSAPLFSLPGKRSLNQVELTKAFSRVSSSLPSASAMSSLSLVSSSPIPSLSISVSSPVTSSTGSAPVPLVLGIPGPYSQSSSSSSSSSLVAISPLASSTCTTSGGLNLSSSYGMSNSKTIPQIIVSVAKSTPLQLSSEGITLESVVKTEDEKFLRPSSLSLVPGSFKPKKHVMLSAGATLVSPETPRPRKSYVLTYQNGTAYTHLGMKCSTRVYFCSMSRPQPMYVPHKPRLSMYSNWKVVSQDSHPSGLSAKESLQSYNSGYRKSRFGLVSVAHSTEKQTNGLPGGIDDVSKGGSGNTSDSMIMVHSSQWKVNKTPDQNPREKGQKSGDQTAESSKDLVKNSSADGNTPKDEQDDEGSNAGSNKKPLEGGYKTSDDDYTYVRGRGRGRYVCNSCGIRCKKPSMLKKHIRTHTNFRPYTCKHCNFAFKTKGNLTKHMKSKAHHKKCVELGISPTAEDSTGSDTQSERGDIRMTPGDSDSEDDDDDDDEEDQFEDADEDSSSTNEAMDSNEKEAAQSLLSLGRSQAPWVSNHLGLTGSRPKPSTYPYSSSPTKPTATVTSSVSPLGQVSENLQVTQNTMKAGEIQKDEPSGNSSILGTPPVTTDRYYFQSASKESLVASSSCSIWSLAKLTNQTTTSPSSPLTSAHRVVVPVGNGLVPLVSVPSPQIRERAVDILSPVTESATILSYLDKTVTLAGKTANPNLVDAGSSASSSPPTAQLQTYLQEKATLRAKLQQNEIKLRKEDSPAQEVKSGMDVPAPNVMAPSASGSGGQRSPDKQAATKPPSMSIASGSMEEGSFAPRNVTMNVKDLPSKITRGLTPLHSNQPNVNPKEINTITQMKAVANASYNQRNEANQAAAALQAKHAVASAEKAKSEGHTITPSSSSSSSSSSSSNVPATQTSSGAVLHSNQDIMQTNADGKSVCGICKKVFAKASQLRLHVNIHYMERPFRCEDCSVSFRTKGHLVKHERSAGHFNKVNINQTFGAPSTSNPRPFKCVDCLVKFRIHGHLAKHLRSKMHIMKLECSGKLPIGIFAEMERLGTNLNEIDTTDCKSALNSLQQMAEQLYKDDPSKLVHLLSGGGGGGSQSESADEGNSEAETCQLDIKVEPMDTVGPNEVPGTLSMPRDQLYGTAAPTDLTIENLKIENRRSSFSSSQEERSTDSENESHALSGVRCPHCPTSFNDNIAMQVHLFVNHQNTRDSSAASPSVNHASIRNGERTVTLSRAPNTHSEAPEASPSSSSMSPRAVSSREGSVGSSNATEEDTYPCGLCNAVLANRNVYKQHLLSHAAPRPFVCHHCDAGFTTNHQLEAHMKLH, encoded by the exons ATGCCGAGACGAAAAGGAAGTGCGAATAATCAACGAGGAGGCAACCAAG GAGGCCAAGCCAAGGGAGGAAATAACAATGCAGCAAGCTCACAATTGACTCCAGCATCGCCGAGTAATCGAAGGTCCCAATCGGGGAAAAAGACAGTTGGAGGACGGCCAATGGCTTCCTCGCCATCCAGACCCACTGTTCCCGAGACAAACCAGTCAAAGGGAATTGGAACCAAAAGACGCTATCGGTCACGGACACCAACTCCTTCGACGCCTCCGCCTCCGCCTCCTCAGCTTCCTCCACCACCAATACCACCGCCGAAATCAGTTCCGTCAAGCATCCCGGAGATAAAGACCCCCATGATGGAACCGGTGGAGCAACGATGGGAAGAGAATGAGGGCAAATACTTGCACAAgaagttcaagaaaatggccaCCATGACCACGGAGAAGGAATCTTCGCCCGAAGCAGAAGCCGTTCCCGTCTCTCAAGAACGTCCAAATCTCGCATCTCTGCCTGTTCCCAACTTCCCTTTGAAACATAGTGCACTAAGTCTCTTGTCATCTTCTTCAGCGATTGGTTCAAGCCCCCTTCCTTTGAGTTCCAATAATCTAGTTGTGACACAAGTTCTTGGATCGGGCGCTTCAGTGACAACCATCCCTACCGGACCATCCGTGATAGCCAACCCCAACCACCATTCCGATGACCAGGATCGGAGGCAACGGAACACTTGCCCCTTCTGCCAGTTGGTCTGTGCTAAGCCTAGCGTACTAGACAAACATATTCGCACCCATACCAATGAAAGACCATTTCCTTGTAACCCTTGTGGGTTTGCGTTTAAGACGAGAAGTAACCTCTACAAGCATTGTAAGTCTCGAACCCATGCTTTGAAGGTTGAGGAAGGGATCGATAGTAGTAGCACTGAAATTATGGCAGAACTGGGTGAAAGTGAACGGGAAGAAATGGACTCTCCCGAAGCGACTCAAACCAGCCTCCCTCCCCCGGGGCTCCTTCAAAACCCTCTGACTTTAGCTTACCAATCGGGGGTACCGGTGTCGATTTCTCATAAATCACTACAAGAAGCGACAACTTCTCAATTGTTGAGTCAAAATTCAGTGCTTTACCGTCAAGCTGATATACGGCCTTCCTTCACTTTATCGGGTTCAGTTTCAATACGTCCGGCAAATGGCGTTCTGGATTTTCCCCAACAACCAAGCGTGATCTCAAGCCGTGATGACGGGATTCGTGAGGGCGATCCTGGACTTCCCAACGCTCCCATCTCGATGATAAGAGCCTCGTCATCAGCCTCCTCTGGTCCTCAAGTAGCTTTGGCTCAGACGGTTCCTACTGATTTGTCCGCCAAGAAGCCGGCTGCCAACGACATCGTTAGGCAAATAGACAAAGTGATCAGTCATAATCAAGCTATAGTGGAGACCAATGATCCTCTCTGGGCCAGACGATATTTTAGACACAACAGCAAAGATGGCACAGGAAATGATAAGGTCCCCGCTCGAGGAGGCCGGAAGTATAGCTTGACAACTAGCTCGATCCAACCTACCACGAATACGCTGACTTTGACACAACCTTCTAGCTTGGGAGGGAAGCCGGTAACTATTACTCCACAAAGAGGTGCATACCAGGCGCCAACCATGTCCCAGGCAGTGTCGGCTCCACCTCTGGTTCACCCTCAATATCGACCCACCAATCTGTTGGTGGGTAATCAAGGCACCTCTCTTTCCACTTTGTCATCAAACTCGAGCTCTCAGATGGATCTTGTTGCTCCTTCTAGTTCCTCGTCTCCCTCTGTGATGTTAGTTCGTCAAGATCCATCTGGAGACCATGCAATACCACTCAATTTGTCAGAAAACAGGAAGAGATCTCTGAACGTCACTCCTGTACATGTAACTGGGACGCAAAGCACGCCTCCCAGACCCGACGACATGCTCAAAGCCCAATCCGTGAGAGAGGTGTGGATCCAAAGTTGTAAGAAGCAAGTGAAATCAGGCAACATGATGCAATTAGAAGGGTTGGCAAGCTCTTTGCAAGCTGGTATTCCCGCTCATCCGGAGAATCCCGAAGGAAGCGTTATTAAGGAACTCCTACTTCAAAGTCGAATCAATGGACTGAATTCGTCGCAACAATCACCTATGCAATCAGGATCCTTGAACTTGTCGGCGCctttcaaagaaacaaaatccCAAGTTACTCTAATCACGGAGCTTAAAAACCCCATTAGTGCAGTTTCAGTTCCGAATTCATCGAATGAGTGGTCCAAATCCACGCAAATCATTTATACCAACAGCATTCCGTCGAGTTCTGCGGCATCAACCGGAAGTCGCCGCCAATCAGAAATCGTTGTGTGCAACATGTGctctttggccttcaaggcAACAGATATTGCGGTTCATCAGCTTTATCATTGCACGAAAAGAAACACCCAACAACAGCATTATAACCAACAGcaacaccatcaacaacaacataaccagcagcagcaacaacaacagcaacagcaacagcaacaaccacACAACccacaacaacatcaacagcaAATTTTAGAAGGCACTTCTCCATCGAAGCGTCCACGCCTGGATGTCATGCCATCAAAGATGTACGGTGGGCATATGGTTGAGACTCCGGTCTCTAATTCACCCGCAATGCCAAACGGATTGCTCCAGATTGCTCAACGTGGCCTTCAGAGTGGTGGTGGCGTAATTTCCGTGAATAGTACTCCGCAGAGAACTCAAGATTCCATCACCATTACTCCTCAGAAACTGAGTTTAGTTATCGATGCCAATAACTTATCGTCAGCCACGAGCAGCTTTTCAATTCCTGGCGTTCCCACTCCAAGCTTTGCCGGGGTTTTGACCAGCATGAAATCTGCTCCCTTGTTTTCTCTCCCTGGGAAGAGATCATTGAATCAGGTGGAATTGACTAAAGCATTCTCCAGGGTATCCTCTTCTCTACCGTCAGCTTCTGCAATGTCTTCCTTGTCGTTGGTATCATCCTCTCCTATCCCATCGCTATCAATATCTGTTTCAAGCCCGGTGACTAGTTCCACTGGATCTGCTCCAGTTCCATTAGTCCTGGGCATTCCCGGACCCTATAGCcagtcctcctcctcctcctcctcttcatcattAGTTGCAATTTCGCCGTTAGCAAGTTCCACTTGTACAACCTCGGGTGGACTCAATTTGAGTTCCAGTTACGGAATGTCAAACAGCAAAACCATTCCTCAAATTATTGTGTCAGTTGCCAAGTCGACACCATTGCAGTTGTCAAGTGAAGGCATAACACTGGAATCCGTGGTCAAAACCGAGGATGAAAAGTTTCTTCGACCTTCGTCCCTTTCTTTGGTGCCCGGAAgtttcaaacccaaaaaacACGTGATGCTCTCGGCGGGAGCCACATTGGTCAGTCCCGAGACGCCAAGGCCACGAAAATCTTATGTACTCACCTACCAGAATGGAACAGCATACACTCACCTTGGGATGAAATGCTCTACTAGGGTGTATTTCTGTTCCATGTCCCGCCCCCAACCCATGTACGTGCCCCACAAACCGAGGTTGTCAATGTACTCCAATTGGAAAGTGGTTAGTCAAGATTCCCATCCGTCGGGACTCTCGGCCAAAGAGAGCCTTCAAAGCTACAATTCTGGCTACAGAAAGAGTCGTTTTGGCTTGGTCTCTGTTGCCCACAGCACCGAGAAACAGACAAACGGACTTCCTGGCGGGATAGACGATGTTTCTAAAGGTGGAAGTGGAAACACGTCTGACTCCATGATTATGGTCCATTCGTCTCAATGGAAAGTGAACAAAACACCGGACCAGAACCCAAGGGAAAAGGGACAGAAATCGGGGGATCAAACCGCTGAATCATCAAAGGATTTGGTGAAAAATTCCTCAGCAGATGGAAACACACCAAAGGACGAGCAAGATGACGAG GGATCTAATGCTGGCTCGAATAAAAAGCCTCTTGAGGGTGGTTATAAGACTTCTGATGACGACTACACTTACGTTCGCGGACGAGGTCGTGGTCGATACGTGTGTAACAGTTGCGGAATCCGTTGCAAGAAACCATCTATGCTCAAGAAACATATTCGCACCCACACGAATTTCAGGCCCTACACCTGCAagcattgcaattttgctttcaaaacgaaAGGCAATCTCACGAAGCATATGAAGTCAAAAGCTCATCACAAGAAATGTGTCGAGCTTGGAATCTCTCCAACAGCTGAAGATTCCACTGGAAGCGATACCCAGAGTGAAAGAGGC GATATTCGTATGACTCCCGGAGACTCTGATTCAgaggatgatgacgacgatgatgatgaagaggatcAATTCGAAGATGCTGATGAAGATTCCTCATCCACGAACGAAGCAATGGATTCGAATGAGAAGGAGGCTGCTCAAAGTCTGCTTAGCCTGGGTCGATCTCAAGCCCCATGGGTGTCTAACCACCTCGGCTTGACTGGTTCGCGTCCCAAGCCATCGACCTATCCGTACTCGAGTTCACCCACGAAACCTACCGCCACAGTCACTTCATCAGTATCACCTCTAGGACAAGTATCGGAGAACCTGCAAGTCACACAAAACACCATGAAAGCAGGCGAGATCCAAAAAGATGAACCGAGTGGAAATAGTTCGATATTAGGCACCCCACCAGTGACTACAGATCGGTACTACTTCCAGTCAGCCTCCAAAGAATCCTTAGTGGCCAGTTCCTCGTGTTCCATTTGGAGTCTTGCCAAGCTAACCAACCAAACCACTACCTCTCCCTCCAGTCCATTAACATCGGCTCACCGAGTGGTGGTCCCCGTGGGCAATGGATTAGTGCCATTGGTATCAGTACCCTCTCCGCAAATTCGAGAACGGGCTGTGGACATTCTGAGCCCCGTCACTGAATCTGCCACCATCTTGTCATATTTAGATAAAACAGTAACCTTAGCTGGAAAAACAGCTAATCCGAACCTTGTAGATGCGGGTTCCAGCGCATCGTCGTCCCCGCCAACCGCTCAGCTACAAACTTATCTACAAGAGAAAGCAACTTTAAGGGCCAAACTCCAGCAAAACGAGATCAAGCTCCGGAAAGAAGATTCTCCTGCCCAAGAGGTCAAATCAGGAATGGATGTCCCCGCCCCAAATGTGATGGCACCAAGTGCTTCGGGTAGTGGAGGTCAGAGATCTCCTGACAAGCAAGCGGCTACAAAACCACCATCAATGTCAATTGCATCTGGCTCTATGGAAGAGGGGTCATTTGCTCCGAGAAATGTGACCATGAATGTTAAGGATCTTCCGTCCAAGATCACTCGTGGTCTGACACCTCTGCACAGTAACCAACCGAATGTGAATCCCAAAGAGATCAACACCATTACTCAGATGAAGGCAGTGGCCAATGCCAGTTACAATCAAAGAAACGAGGCTAACCAAGCTGCGGCCGCTTTGCAAGCCAAGCATGCGGTCGCATCTGCTGAAAAAGCTAAATCAGAGGGTCATACAATCAcaccttcttcttcatcctcttcgtcctcctcgtcctcttccaaCGTTCCGGCAACCCAAACATCCTCTGGCGCGGTGCTTCACAGCAATCAAGACATCATGCAAACCAATGCTGATGGCAAGTCCGTCTGCGGAATCTGCAAGAAGGTCTTCGCCAAGGCTTCTCAATTGCGGCTTCACGTCAATATTCACTACATGGAAAGGCCGTTTCGATGCGAGGACTGTTCTGTGTCTTTTAGAACTAAAGGTCACTTGGTCAAGCATGAGCGCAGTGCTGGACATTTCAACAAAGTAAACATCAATCAAACCTTTGGTGCCCCATCGACCTCCAATCCTCGCCCATTCAAATGCGTGGATTGCCTCGTCAAGTTTCGAATTCATGGTCACTTAGCCAAGCATCTTCGATCCAAAATGCATATCATGAAACTAGAATGTTCTGGGAAGTTGCCTATTGGGATTTTTGCCGAAATGGAACGCTTGGGCACAAACCTGAATGAGATTGACACCACAGATTGCAAGAGTGCTTTGAACAGCCTCCAACAAATGGCCGAACAACTCTACAAAGACGACCCATCCAAGTTGGTTCATCTACTGAGTGGCGGTGGAGGAGGTGGTAGCCAATCTGAATCCGCAGATGAAGGCAATTCCGAGGCTGAAACTTGCCAGCTCGATATCAAAGTGGAGCCCATGGATACTGTGGGCCCCAATGAAGTACCTGGAACGTTGTCCATGCCCAGAGATCAATTGTACGGCACTGCAGCCCCCACTGATTTAACTATTGAGAACTTGAAAATCGAAAATCGTCGCAGCTCATTTTCCTCAAGCCAAGAGGAGCGTTCAACCGATTCAGAAAAC GAATCCCACGCTTTGTCTGGGGTGCGTTGCCCCCATTGCCCAACGTCTTTCAACGACAACATTGCCATGCAAGTTCACTTGTTCGTGAACCATCAAAATACCCGTGATTCCTCTGCTGCATCCCCGTCTGTGAACCACGCAAGCATTCGAAATGGTGAACGCACCGTAACCTTATCCCGAGCCCCGAACACTCACTCTGAGGCTCCCGAAGCCTCTCCCTCGTCATCCTCAATGTCACCAAGGGCGGTCTCTAGTCGCGAAGGATCGGTGGGATCTTCCAACGCCACGGAGGAGGACACCTACCCATGCGGTCTTTGCAATGCCGTTCTCGCTAATCGAAACGTGTACAAGCAG CATTTATTGTCCCATGCCGCTCCCAGACCATTTGTGTGCCATCATTGCGATGCTGGTTTTACAACCAACCATCAACTGGAGGCTCATATGAAACTTCATTGA
- the LOC131883883 gene encoding eukaryotic translation initiation factor 3 subunit I-like isoform X1, which translates to MGSGPFPGLRFSPSQSPIWDRFKMKPISLHGHDRAITCIRYNREGDLLFSSAKDHLPNVWYAINGERLGTFGGKNDRDRNSHSGAVWCLDVDWETKNFLSGAADNSVRLWDVCTGKMLNCIETKSAVRTCGFSFSGNLAAFTSDKQMGHPCIINVMDVRDFQADKPVMQVVIPDKGPKVTSLVWSGIEEQIITGHDNGDLAQWDVKSSQKTNIVSDHSKTVTDIQMSKDNSMFISSSKDTTAKLFDTDTLECMKTYKTERPVNSASIAPKFDHVVLGGGQEAMDVTTTSTRIGKFDARFFHLVFEEEFARVKGHFGPINSVQFNPEGTGYASGGEDGYVRLHTFDPTYFSFQFEC; encoded by the exons ATGGGTTCTGGGCCTTTTCCTGGTCTTCGATTTTCGCCCAGCCAGAG TCCGATTTGGGATCGATTCAAGATGAAGCCTATTTCTCTCCACGGTCACGATCGTGCCATCACGTGCATCCGATACAATCGCGAAGGCGATCTCTTGTTCTCGTCCGCCAAAGATCATCTGCCCAATGTATGGTACGCCATCAATGGCGAGCGATTGG GTACGTTCGGCGGGAAAAATGATCGTGATAGAAACAGCCATAGTGGAGCTGTCTGGTGTTTGGATGTGGATTGGGAGACCAAGAACTTCTTGTCGGGCGCGGCTGACAACTCAGTGCGCCTCTGGGATGTGTGCACGGGCAAGATGCTCAACTGCATCGAAACCAAGTCGGCCGTGAGGACGTGCGGCTTCAGTTTTTCCGGCAATTTGGCTGCATTCACATCGGACAAACAGATGGGACATCCTTGTATTATTAACGTAATGGACGTGCGAGATTTCCAAGCAG ATAAGCCCGTGATGCAAGTGGTCATCCCGGATAAAGGTCCGAAGGTAACCTCGTTGGTGTGGAGTGGCATCGAGGAGCAAATTATTACCGGACATGATAATGGCGATTTGGCCCAATGGGACGTGAAGAGCTCACAAAAGACCAATATTGTGAGCGATCATTCCAAGACCGTGACGGATATTCAAATGTCCAAAGATA ATTCCATGTTCATCTCGTCTTCGAAGGACACGACGGCCAAGCTGTTTGACACTGACACGCTCGAATGTATGAAGACCTACAAAACAGAGCGACCTGTCAACAGTGCCTCCATCGCACCCAAGTTTGATCAC GTTGTCTTAGGGGGAGGCCAAGAGGCCATGGACGTGACGACCACATCAACTCGAATTGGCAAGTTTGACGCCCGTTTCTTCCATCTGGTTTTCGAGGAAGAGTTTGCGCGAGTGAAAGGTCATTTCGGGCCCATCAATTCGGTTCAGTTCAACCCCGAAGGCACCGGTTATGCGAGTGGTGGCGAAGATGGTTACGTTCGCTTGCACACATTCGACCCCACTTATTTTAGTTTCCAGTTCGAATGTTAA
- the LOC131883883 gene encoding eukaryotic translation initiation factor 3 subunit I-like isoform X2, with the protein MKPISLHGHDRAITCIRYNREGDLLFSSAKDHLPNVWYAINGERLGTFGGKNDRDRNSHSGAVWCLDVDWETKNFLSGAADNSVRLWDVCTGKMLNCIETKSAVRTCGFSFSGNLAAFTSDKQMGHPCIINVMDVRDFQADKPVMQVVIPDKGPKVTSLVWSGIEEQIITGHDNGDLAQWDVKSSQKTNIVSDHSKTVTDIQMSKDNSMFISSSKDTTAKLFDTDTLECMKTYKTERPVNSASIAPKFDHVVLGGGQEAMDVTTTSTRIGKFDARFFHLVFEEEFARVKGHFGPINSVQFNPEGTGYASGGEDGYVRLHTFDPTYFSFQFEC; encoded by the exons ATGAAGCCTATTTCTCTCCACGGTCACGATCGTGCCATCACGTGCATCCGATACAATCGCGAAGGCGATCTCTTGTTCTCGTCCGCCAAAGATCATCTGCCCAATGTATGGTACGCCATCAATGGCGAGCGATTGG GTACGTTCGGCGGGAAAAATGATCGTGATAGAAACAGCCATAGTGGAGCTGTCTGGTGTTTGGATGTGGATTGGGAGACCAAGAACTTCTTGTCGGGCGCGGCTGACAACTCAGTGCGCCTCTGGGATGTGTGCACGGGCAAGATGCTCAACTGCATCGAAACCAAGTCGGCCGTGAGGACGTGCGGCTTCAGTTTTTCCGGCAATTTGGCTGCATTCACATCGGACAAACAGATGGGACATCCTTGTATTATTAACGTAATGGACGTGCGAGATTTCCAAGCAG ATAAGCCCGTGATGCAAGTGGTCATCCCGGATAAAGGTCCGAAGGTAACCTCGTTGGTGTGGAGTGGCATCGAGGAGCAAATTATTACCGGACATGATAATGGCGATTTGGCCCAATGGGACGTGAAGAGCTCACAAAAGACCAATATTGTGAGCGATCATTCCAAGACCGTGACGGATATTCAAATGTCCAAAGATA ATTCCATGTTCATCTCGTCTTCGAAGGACACGACGGCCAAGCTGTTTGACACTGACACGCTCGAATGTATGAAGACCTACAAAACAGAGCGACCTGTCAACAGTGCCTCCATCGCACCCAAGTTTGATCAC GTTGTCTTAGGGGGAGGCCAAGAGGCCATGGACGTGACGACCACATCAACTCGAATTGGCAAGTTTGACGCCCGTTTCTTCCATCTGGTTTTCGAGGAAGAGTTTGCGCGAGTGAAAGGTCATTTCGGGCCCATCAATTCGGTTCAGTTCAACCCCGAAGGCACCGGTTATGCGAGTGGTGGCGAAGATGGTTACGTTCGCTTGCACACATTCGACCCCACTTATTTTAGTTTCCAGTTCGAATGTTAA